The Flavipsychrobacter sp. genome contains the following window.
TTAAGTGGAGGAGATGCAAGAAGATTATTAAACCTTTTAGAGCTTATTGTTACTTCTTTGCCAAAAGGAGTAACAAGCATAACAAATGAGAAGGTGCAAAATATAGTGCAAAGTAAAATGGCACTATATGATAAAACAGGAGAACAACATTATGATATCATATCTGCATTTATTAAATCAGTAAGAGGTAGCGACCCTAATGCCGCTGTATATTGGCTGGCACGTATGATAGAAGGAGGGGAGGATCCTAAGTTTATAGCGAGAAGGTTAGTGATATTGGCTAGTGAAGATATAGGTAATGCCAACCCCAATGCATTACTATTGGCTACAAATTGTTTTCAGGCTGTGGAGATGATAGGCTATCCTGAGTGTAGAATTATATTGTCGCAAACAACAACTTATCTTGCTACCTCGCCAAAGAGCAATGCAGCATATATGGCCATAAATAATGCTCAAAAACTAGTTCGGAAAACAGGAGATCTTTCCGTGCCGCTATCCATACGTAATGCACCTACAGGGCTAATGAAAGATATGGATTATGGTAAAGGTTACCAGTATGCGCACGACTACGACGGGAACTTTGTTGCACATGAATTTTTGCCCGATAAAATAGCAGGTACGAAGCTTTATGACCCAGGTAATAATGCTGCAGAAAATAGGCAAAGAGAGTTCTTAAAGCATAACTGGAAAGAGAAATACAGATACTAGGCTAACGAGTAGTTTGGTACTTGAATATGAGGAAGAGAACAACTGCAGCAATAGGTATCAAAAAAAAGATAGCTCGAATAGCTATAGTTTGACTACCTATCAAAGGAAGGTTTTTACTCATACCATCAAACCATTTCCAAAAGGGTGGTAGTTCAAAGTAGTTCTCAAAAACATAACCAGCTTCAGTCATTATTTCCTTAGCTCTAGCAAAATCTTCACGAGGTACTTGAAGTTTAATGCCTCCTACGGCATGTTCATATACGCGAGCCATAGTCATTGTGTGCTCATCTTTAAGAAAACAAGTAATGCCTTGATGCTCTAGATTTACCTTGTAGGGGGCAGCCTCAAATGAGCT
Protein-coding sequences here:
- a CDS encoding replication-associated recombination protein A, encoding MTPVSNIPLAERMRPLSLEDFIGQEHLVGEGKVLEQMIKAGKPASIIFWGPPGVGKTTLAQIIANAMELQYFTLSAIDSGVKEVRAVIETSKKVGHALLFIDEIHRFNKAQQDSLLGAVEKGIITLIGATTENPSFEVISALLSRCQVYTLKALTEEHLKKLVLQAMEKDTWLQEQNVQIEEWEALIQLSGGDARRLLNLLELIVTSLPKGVTSITNEKVQNIVQSKMALYDKTGEQHYDIISAFIKSVRGSDPNAAVYWLARMIEGGEDPKFIARRLVILASEDIGNANPNALLLATNCFQAVEMIGYPECRIILSQTTTYLATSPKSNAAYMAINNAQKLVRKTGDLSVPLSIRNAPTGLMKDMDYGKGYQYAHDYDGNFVAHEFLPDKIAGTKLYDPGNNAAENRQREFLKHNWKEKYRY
- a CDS encoding DUF2007 domain-containing protein — encoded protein: MEFVTLATFSSSFEAAPYKVNLEHQGITCFLKDEHTMTMARVYEHAVGGIKLQVPREDFARAKEIMTEAGYVFENYFELPPFWKWFDGMSKNLPLIGSQTIAIRAIFFLIPIAAVVLFLIFKYQTTR